TGACCATTGGATCAACATCAGGATATCATTTCCAGATTCAAAGAGAGAGAAGATGGAAAGGGTGCTCACCAGTGGTCTGAATTCCCCAAGAAGGTTGCAATACAACTAAATGACACGCATCCAACTCTTACAATTCCAGAGCTGATGCGGTTGCTAATGGATGATGAAGGACTTGGGTGGGATGAAGCTTGGAGTATCACTACTAGGTGCTTTTTTACAATCTTATTTTGTCTAGTAAGATGCTCTTTGTTGAGTAATACATGGATATAGTTCCTCTGTTTGCTTTGCAAATGTATGAATGAAAGATGATGTGATGCATTATATCCCCAGGACAATTGCCTATACGAATCATACAGTCCTACCTGAAGCACTGGAAAAATGGTCACAGGCAGTCATGTGGAAGCTCCTTCCTAGACATATGGAAATCATAGAAGAAATTGACAAACGGGTATAGAAGCAGCCAGTTTGTCTTTCCATACTTGAAAAAATAGCTTACTCAGAAGGTATATTTGAAACTCCTTGCAGTTTGTTGCTACAATAATGTCAGAAAGACCTGATCTTGAGAGTAAGATGCCTAGCATGCGCATTTTGGATCATGACACCCCGAAACCTGTTGTGCGTATGGCTAACTTGTGTGTTGTCTCTGCACATACGGTAAGAGATACTATGCACCAGAGAGTTTCATAAGTTAACTCCAGTACACTTATCCAGATTCTCAAATGATGGATAATTCATTCTATTATTCTTTTCATTCAAAGCGTTCGTTGATCTTTTTTCTAACTGCATCGTTTAGTACACATAAACTAAAAGAGAATCATCCACTTATAGAAGACCTTCTAAAAATATCCTGGCTTTTAATTTTTTGATGCATAACCCAGAGCGGCAAACCACTATTGATGTTTCAGTTTTAGCCAACTCCAAAAGTATGAAAAAGCTGAAAGCTAATAGCTACTTAGCTTTTTTTTATTTAAGTTATTCTTCAAGTGTTTATCTATCAACAAATAAGAAAACACTTGTTTTTATAAGTAAAGACTTGAAGAATAACTTATCAACAATAAAATTCTTCAAGTCTTTCATATCAGTAGAACAAAAAGAAGAATCTCCATATAAAAGTGGTCCTCCTTGTCAAAGTAAACTTTTAAAAGAGAAGCATAACCTCATCAGCCATATCTTACAGGTGAATGGTGTTGCTCAGCTGCATAGTGACATCCTGAAAGCTGAGTTATTTGCTGATTATGTCTCTGTATGGCCCACCAAGTTCCAGAATAAGACCAATGGTATAACTCCTCGTAGGTGGATCCGGTTTTGCAGTCCTGAGCTGAGTCATATAATCACCAAGTGGTTAAAAACAGATCAGTGGGTGACGAACCTCGAACTGCTTGCTAATCTTCGGGAGGtatcttataatatatatatatatatatacacacatttaTGTTATATCATTTATCTTAAAAGCTTGCATACATTAAACTTTTTCATTGAAAATGCTTCATGCGGGTCATGATATTTGCAAATGACTATACATTTGGCAAAGCTTGCTGATAATGCGGAGCTCCATGCTGAATGGGAATCAGCCAAGATGGCCAACAAGAAGCGTTTGGCACAGTATATACTGCGAGTGACAGGTGTGAGTATCGATCCAAATACCCTTTTTGACATACAAGTCAAGCGTATTCATGAATACAAAAGGCAACTTCTAAATGTTCTGGGCGTCATCTATAGATACAAGAAGCTTAAGGTGTGTGAAACTACCAAATTTCCTTTATCTGTCAATTTCTCCTTGTTAGCGGCATTAAGATTTCAAGACAGTTGTCACTGCCAGCAATGATCTAACAAGTAAAAATTATGGATCATATGAGTTAAAGTTTTCTACTTTTGTGGTTTCCTTTCTGCACATGATGAAATCTTGAGATTATGCAAGATTGGGATATTCCACTTTTTAGAAAGGAATGACATGTTTATACTTGTATCATGACAACAGGAAATGAGCCCACAAGAGAGGAAAAATACAACTCCTCGCACAGTCATGATTGGAGGAAAAGCATTtgcaacatatacaaatgcaaaAAGAATTGTCAAGCTCGTGACTGATGTTGGTGACGTTGTCAACAGTGACCCTGAAGTCAATAACTATTTGAAGGTGAGGGGTGCCCCCCCTCCAAAACTGAATCAAAACTAAACTTTTATCTTTTGAAGTTTTGAAAATTTTCATAAATACCTCGAGAGACAGTTTTGCCCAAAAATGTACGCGCATATAGTTTTGCTAAATCTTCTTTACTATTTCTCCTTCATAACTTGCCCCCTCCTTTCAATTCCTGTGTCCCCTACTAAGTAGAAGAGCTTTAGATCCTTGCTGACCAACTATTACTTGTTTCTTTTATTTGTAAAACTCAAATTACCTTCTAGAGATGATATTTTCCTTATGTTTGGCAACTTAGGTGTATCTCCTACAGGGGCGTGCATTGTAgactctgtgtgtgtgtgtgtgtctgtgtttctttttctttataaTTTTCTGACAGTTTGTCCTGttttatttaataaaatttcGTCGTAAAGTAGTATTCTGAATGTGCTCAACTTGCACATTGTATTGTCAATTGAGTGTAACGCACTGATGCTTATATTCTTATTTTAATTCTGTTGCTCATCCGAGTATTAGTTTAGAAAACGTTTTTTTCTTTCATAGATGTAACTTCATCTGTGTAGGAGTTATAATTGGCCATGATCAGGGGCCGGATACATATAACCTGTTGGAGCACCAACTAATTTGGATAGAATTGGTTGTTTTATAGTTATTTGCTATATGAAACGTAAATTCTGGTGGATCTTTAATTAGTTTGTCATATTTGGGGAGCATAAATATTTGGGCTTCTGTGTAAGTTTTTGGTGGGGGGTTGGGGGAAAGAGGAATCAGAGAACATGAATGGGTGTGAGGATTTTAGTTGCATTCAttaaaaagaacaaaaaataataCAAGCCCTACTTTCTTGTGGTCTCCTATTTTCAGCTATAAGTGATGTCAACATAGTATCTTTCCGATGCTTTTTCTCTTTTCAAAGATCTAACATGTGGAATAAGACTAAActgaaaaaaaatcattttagttTGATGCACAGGTCACATCTTAACAATTCACGCTTAAGAATGGATGTTGTCCTCTAATTTCAGTGTAATTTGCGGCAGTATTAGCATGTGTTTGTGAATTTCATTATGTCAGTATGTTTTCTTTGGACTAATAGGTGGTTGGCTGATATTTGCAGGTGGTATTTGTTCCCAACTACAATGTATCTGTGGCAGAGATACTTATTCCAGGAAGTGAGCTATCACAACATATCAGTACTGCAGGCATGGAAGCAAGTGGAACAAGCAACATGAAATTTGCACTTAATGGATGCCTTATTATAGGGACACTAGATGGGGCCAATGTGGAAATCAGAGAGGAAATTGGAGAAGATAACTTCTTTCTTTTTGGTGCAACAGCTGATGAAGTTCCTCGACTGCGCAAAGAACGAGAGAATGGACTGGTATTGTTCCAAAGATATATTACTCTACAGTGAAAGTTGATTACTCAAGCCATATTTCTGGTTTACATCTTTTAGCATTTGCACTATCTTATTTCCATTGCCGTGCTACTAATTTATAACTCATCACCTGATTAGCCTACTCTCTTTGCCATGTGTACTTTAACTGGTGTGCGAGAAATAAATTTTCCTTGCTTGTATTGGTTCCAAATTATCTTATCGTAAAGTGCATAGTTTCACCACCGGCCATGTTGCTGATTACTGTTTTGTTGCGATTTAATGT
The nucleotide sequence above comes from Lycium barbarum isolate Lr01 chromosome 3, ASM1917538v2, whole genome shotgun sequence. Encoded proteins:
- the LOC132631116 gene encoding alpha-glucan phosphorylase, H isozyme; translated protein: MSMEATTKPNGNTGTDVSAKIPAIAQPLGEEPTEIASSIKYHAHYSPHFSPFKFEPEQAYYATADSVRDRLIKQWNDTYLHYDKVNPKQTYYLSMEYLQGRALTNAIGNFDIQDAYADALKKLGHKLEEVVEQEKDAALGNGGLGRLASCFLDSMATLNLPAWGYGLRYKYGLFKQLITKAGQEEVPEDWLEKFSPWEVVRHDVVFPVRFFGNVEVHPSGSRKWVGGEVIQAVAYDVPIPGYRTKNTNSLRLWEAKASSEDFNLFLFNDGQYESAAQLHSRAQQICAVLYPGDATENGKLLRLKQQFFLCSASLQDIISRFKEREDGKGAHQWSEFPKKVAIQLNDTHPTLTIPELMRLLMDDEGLGWDEAWSITTRTIAYTNHTVLPEALEKWSQAVMWKLLPRHMEIIEEIDKRFVATIMSERPDLESKMPSMRILDHDTPKPVVRMANLCVVSAHTVNGVAQLHSDILKAELFADYVSVWPTKFQNKTNGITPRRWIRFCSPELSHIITKWLKTDQWVTNLELLANLRELADNAELHAEWESAKMANKKRLAQYILRVTGVSIDPNTLFDIQVKRIHEYKRQLLNVLGVIYRYKKLKEMSPQERKNTTPRTVMIGGKAFATYTNAKRIVKLVTDVGDVVNSDPEVNNYLKVVFVPNYNVSVAEILIPGSELSQHISTAGMEASGTSNMKFALNGCLIIGTLDGANVEIREEIGEDNFFLFGATADEVPRLRKERENGLFKPDPRFEEAKQFIRSGAFGTYDYNPLLDSLEGNTGYGRGDYFLVGQDFPSYMDAQARVDEAYKDRKRWIKMSILSTSGSGKFSSDRTISQYAKEIWNIEECRVP